The following DNA comes from Candidatus Babeliales bacterium.
AAGCATTCGGAAAGTAATTGATCTATAATTTTTTCAACGCGTTCAATATCTTTGTTAACAACATTCAAAATATCTTGATGCGTAACGCTTTCGTTTTCTGTAATAAACTTCAAAACCTTTGCGCGAATTTGTCTATCGGAACCTTCAAACTTGGATTGCTTTGTATAATGTGCACTTTTACGACTTGGATTTATCTGACGCGATTTTAAAAACACTCCATAATCCATTAATGCATAATACCACTCTCGTGGATTATCAAGATCTAATGCTGCTGCAATTAATGGCAGCAATTCTTTATCAGATACGTTATCTTTATCGCGAAAAAAAGAATGTATAAATACTGTTCGTATGTTTGTTTCTATAAAAACTGTTGGTTGATTGAATGCGAATGCACAAATTGATCCTGCTGTTCCTGGACCAATACCAGGAAATGTCTGCAGTATTTTTGGATCTTGCGGCAAAATGCCTGCGTATTCGTTAACTACCTTTTGCGCTAGCTGATGCAAAAAACGTGCACGCCGATAATAACCAAGGCCTTGCCACACGCTGAGTACATCTCGCAATGATGCTTGTGCTAATGTCTGAAAATCAGTAAATGCTGCAATAAATTCTTCATACTTCGTGATTACACGAGAAGTCTGAGTTTGTTGCAGCATTATTTCTGAAACTACAATGTAATAAGGATTATCACTATTGCGCCACGCAAAATCTCTTTTGCTTTGCCAATAAAAATTCCAAATAAATTCTTTGAAGTGCGCAATGGTGCTCATAGATGTTTTGTTATTGTAATTGTATGCCGAATTTCTGAAAAATAAGTTGTAATAATACCATACATAGAGTTGAAACCGGTTGAATAAACATCGGAATAAATGTACCTATCTTACTCGCGTAAGTAAATTGCTGCTTCTTTACTTCAGTGCCCTCCATTTTTGAACGCGTCTTTATCATTTCATCGTGATTTTCAAGAAGAGGTTCTCGTATAGCTTCTATCAATCTCTTCAATTCTTTAAGTTGCTTACGTTCTTTCTCTGCATCCCTCTTTTTTGTACCATCGCTATCTATTATTGCTTTCAATCGATGTCTCTCGTTTATAATAGTACCTTCCAATTTACACAGATCATTTACTGCTTCAAGAATTGGAAGGTTACCTGCGCCTGCATTTTTAGCGTATTTGCGTTTTGCAAGAGCTTGTAGTGCGGTCTTCTTCTCTTGTTTATCATTCATCTGTAAAATTGCTGTAATTTTAGAATCTAGGCTGATTTTTTTATATTCTGTTGTATTTTTCTCTGTTTCAAATATCTTATGTTTTGCAATTTCACCTTTTGCACTTTCATATGCCTTAAGCTGTTCTTCTGGAGTAAGCTTATTTAAACACAGATATGCTCCAATTGCTGAACAAACACTCGCACCTGCAGTCAACAATATATGTTGTGTATCTAAATTATTGTCACTTTTAGCAAGCATAGTAAATCCAGCGCAAGCAAATCCTGCGAGCGCGGTACCTATTTTTACCTTTGCATCAGAAAGCACGGTAGTCGAGAGCTTGTTATTTATTGCAGTCATAGAACCATATACTGAAATTACCGATAAAAATACGCCCACTTTTTTTGTTGTCTTCATAATCATAAAAAACCTTAATTTTTCCACATAAAGATACTATTTGAAGTAGTATAGCAAAAAATAGAGGTATGAAAAGTTTCATACCTCTATACATTCAAAATTACGATAAAATCTCCAAAAAAAATTGACTTCCACCCCTCAAGTGTATTACGCTATTACTGTAATACTTAAATTTTTTAACCATTAGGAAAAAAATGAGTAATTCCAAATTAACATCCAAATTCCAAGCCACTATCCCACAAGATATCCGAGCTACGCTTAAACTTAAGGCAGGCGATCAAATAATATTTGAAATCACAAAAGACAATCAAGTTATCATCAAAAAAGCAATGCCAAGAGACATTGCATACTTGAAAGCCTTAGAATCAACCTTGAATGAATGGAATTCGAAAAATGATGATGAGGATTACTATGATTTATAATCAATTTGATATCGTAGTAGTTCCTTTTCCTTTTGTAGATTCTTCAACCTCCAAAAGACGCCCTGCTATTGTTCTATCCTCAAATAAACACTTTAATCAAGAAGCTAAACACAGCATAATGGCCATGATCACCAGCGCTCGTAATACTCCATGGCCCTGCGATGTTCCTATTACCAATCTTTCTAGTGCTGGACTTCCAAAAGCTTCAGTTATTCGCATGAAATTTTTTACGATAGATCATCGACTTATTCTTGATTCTCTTGGAAAATTGTCATCAAAAGATCAAACAGCTTTACGAAAAGCAATCAAATCTATTTTTGGTGAACTTTTATAAAATTAATTAAAAAAAAAGAGGTACGAAAAGTTTCATACCTCTTTAAATAGTTCTGTTGTAAAAGTGATCTTATCTTACCGGTTCAAACTCAATCTGAATTCTTCTACCTTTAAGCATAGAGTCTTTGAGTGAACGTACAATTGCTTGCGCTTTTTTGTTATCTTCTACCGTAAAGAATGAGCGTGTATTTTGCATAGAAATGCGGCTTACACATGCCCCATCAACTGATGCTGATGTTGCAATAAAATTAATCAAACCATCTTTATTCAGGCGATCAATTTTACCTACATTAATAAATAGTCGCGCTTCATCTTTATCGCTACCATTGCCATAACGACTTTTTGGTGCAGAAAAGCTATCGCTATTGCTTCTTCTTCCTCTGCTGTCTCTGCTACTACTATCTCTACTGTCTCTTGCACCCCTACTATCACCACGATCTCTAGATGCATCGTAAGATACATTCAAATTGTGTGATTGTTTATAGTGACGTAACATTTCGCTGCAGTTAAGAGAAAATACTCGTTCGACAAGTTCTTCTTTAGTTAACTCTTTTAATGATTCTTGCACGGCAGCCACATGTGGCTTAATCAATTCATCAACAGGCGTATTGATTAATTTGTGTGAAAAATGATCTAATTGCTTTTGACACAATTGATCACCCGTTGGTACCTGAATAGGTTTAATCGTAATACCAAGTTGCTGTTCTATAAATTTAATTTTTCTTAATGATGTACCAATAACAATCGAAACACCAGATTTGCCCGCACGTGCTGTACGACCACTTCTGTGTGTATAATTTTCAATATCATCAGGTAAGTTACAATGAAGTACGTGAGTAACGCCATCAACGTCAATACCACGAGCTGCAACGTCTGTTGCAATCAACACTTGTATCTTTTTGTCTCTGAATTTCTTCATGACTGCATCACGTTGTGGCTGTGATAAATCACCATGCAATGCATCAGAATTATACCCTGCATTAATAAGCTGAACGCTCATTTCTTGTGTATCA
Coding sequences within:
- a CDS encoding DEAD/DEAH box helicase; protein product: MSIQALGVDSRLVRAVSELGFTQPTAIQEKAIPALLQGDRDLIGLAQTGTGKTAAFGLPLISAVMDGKTQGLVICPTRELCLQITKELTAYSKYIDGFSVVAVYGGADIRTQVRDIKRGVNIIVGTPGRLIDHINRRTITLDRISRVVLDEADQMLDMGFQEDIDEILKSTPRDKKIWLFSATMQPKIEKIAHTYMSNPLQITVGSRNSGATNIEHQYCIVRSADIYSAVRRFIDLYPDMFGIVFCRTKRDTQEMSVQLINAGYNSDALHGDLSQPQRDAVMKKFRDKKIQVLIATDVAARGIDVDGVTHVLHCNLPDDIENYTHRSGRTARAGKSGVSIVIGTSLRKIKFIEQQLGITIKPIQVPTGDQLCQKQLDHFSHKLINTPVDELIKPHVAAVQESLKELTKEELVERVFSLNCSEMLRHYKQSHNLNVSYDASRDRGDSRGARDSRDSSSRDSRGRRSNSDSFSAPKSRYGNGSDKDEARLFINVGKIDRLNKDGLINFIATSASVDGACVSRISMQNTRSFFTVEDNKKAQAIVRSLKDSMLKGRRIQIEFEPVR
- a CDS encoding type II toxin-antitoxin system PrlF family antitoxin produces the protein MSNSKLTSKFQATIPQDIRATLKLKAGDQIIFEITKDNQVIIKKAMPRDIAYLKALESTLNEWNSKNDDEDYYDL
- a CDS encoding type II toxin-antitoxin system PemK/MazF family toxin, whose amino-acid sequence is MIYNQFDIVVVPFPFVDSSTSKRRPAIVLSSNKHFNQEAKHSIMAMITSARNTPWPCDVPITNLSSAGLPKASVIRMKFFTIDHRLILDSLGKLSSKDQTALRKAIKSIFGELL